From the Zymomonas mobilis subsp. pomaceae ATCC 29192 genome, the window GCCGGAACATGGTTCGCAGGTTTAAGACGGGATCAATCAAAAAGCCGATCTCATTTACCTGTGCTTGCCCTCCAACGGGGTGTCTTTAAATTTTTACCTATTATCGACTGGGATAATAAGAAGATTCATTATTATCTGAAAGAACATGGACTTCCTTATCATCCGCTTTGGGATGAAGGTTATCTTTCAGTAGGGGACACGCATACAACGCGGAAATGGGAAGAAGGTATGAGTGAAGAAGAGACCCGCTTTTTCGGTCTAAAACGGGAATGTGGTTTACACGAAGGTTAAAAATTAAAAGATAGCTAACTAAAAAGAGAAATTCTTTTAAGGGGCATCCTGAAACAACGATTAGACAAGGGTGAAAGGATAAAAACCTTTCACCTGCCCCATTTTTATAGGCTAAAGTTTAATTTTAGCCTTATAAAGAAAAGCTATCTATTCTGATGAAAGCGGCTGCTGCTAACTCCAGCCATTCTTAATCCAGACAAAACCCAACAGGTGATCATTCTGTGCCCGCATCCTCCTTATTATTTTAGCGTCGTGGGTAAAAAACTATCTTATCGCTTGAGGGTATCTTTTTGTTAACAAAGGCTGTTATGGATTATCTCCCACTTTTTGCTGATCTTAAACAACGCCCTGTATTGGTCGTCGGGGGGGGCGAGGTGGCTGCACGAAAAATCAGGCTTCTTCGACAAGCGGGGGCTAGGGTAAAGATTGTTTCTAAAACGCTGACCGCTGAACTCAAAGATTTACAGGATGAAGGAAAAATTCAGTGGATCGCGCAGGATTTTCAAGCTGAACAGCTTGATGATATTTTTCTTGTCATTGCCGCGACCAATAATCATGCTCTCAATACAGAAATTTTCGAAGCAGCAGAGCAACGTCAACGCCTTATTAATGTCGTCGATGATCAAAGCAAATGTTCCTTTATTTTCCCTTCTATTGTCGATCGTTCGCCGGTCACTATCGCCATATCTTCGGCTGGCCACGCCCCTGTTCTGATACGATTATTACGTGAAAAGCTAGAAGCCCTTTTGCCCCAAAGTCTAGGGGAAATGGCAAAAATAGCGGGGCGCTGGCGACCCCGTATCAAGAAATATTTTCCTAAAATAAAGGATCGACGCCGTTTCTGGGAGAAAGCCTTCACGGGCCTTTTTGCCCATCAGGTAGCCAAAGGCCAAATAACTGAAGCCGAGGCAACGCTCGAAAACCAACTCGAGAACATCGAAAATACCAAAGGCGAAATTATTTTAGTGGGCGCTGGGCCCGGGGATGCCGATTTATTAACACTTCGGGGTTTGCAGGCCATCCAAGAGGCTGATGTTGTCTTATATGACTATCTTGTCAGCCAGTCCGTGCTTGATATGATCCGCCGCGATGCCAGCCGTTTTTGTGTCGGTAAACGGGCTGGTCATCATTCCGTAGCGCAAGCTGAAACTAATCAAATGCTAGTATCGCTCGCCCTTGAAGGTAAGCGTGTCGTCCGTCTTAAAGGCGGCGATCCTTTTATTTTCGGGCGCGGTGGTGAAGAACTACAAGCCGCCAAAGCTGCCGGCATACCCTTTCAGGTCGTGCCTGGCATCACTGCCGCCTCTGGGGCTGCCGCTTATGCGGGTATTCCACTTACGCATCGCGATTATTCTCAAAGCGTTGTCTTTATCACAGGACATTGCCGTAAAGACAGCGACGGTTTGGATTGGGCAACCCTTGCCCGCAGCCATCAGACTTTAGCTATTTATATGGGTACCGTAAAAGCTGCCCAAATCAGTGAACAGCTTATCCGTTATGGGCGGGCCACCGATACGCCGGTTGCGGTTATTGCACGGGCAGCCACGCCGGACCAACAAGTATTCATTGGCCGTCTCGATCAACTAGAGAACCTTGTCCAGCAGGCTTTAACCCCTGCACTTTTAATAATTGGCGAAGTCGCCGCCCTACACTCTCACCTTGCATGGTTTCGCCATCAATCTAATAGAGAAGACCAACACTCTTCTGTTATGAATCTGGCTTAAAGGAGCAGTTATGAACGAAGAACGGCTCACACATTTACGGCAGCTAGAAGCGGAAAGTATTTACATTATCCGTGAAGTCGCCGCTGAATTTGGTAATCCGGTAATGCTTTACTCCATCGGTAAAGATTCTTCTGTGATGTTACATCTGGCACGGAAGGCTTTTTATCCGGGAACATTGCCCTTTCCTTTGCTTCACGTCGATACTGGCTGGAAATTCCGCGAAATGTATGAATTCCGCGACCATACCGCCCAAGAATACGGTTTTAACCTGTTGATACATCGCAATCCAGAAGGGGAAGCGATGGGCATTAATCCTTTTATTCATGGTAGTGCCAAACATACCGATATTATGAAGACCGAAGGGTTAAAACAGGCGCTCAATAAATATGGTTTTGATGCAGCCTTTGGAGGTGCCAGACGGGACGAAGAAAAATCACGCGCCAAAGAACGGATATATTCTTTCCGCGATAAATTTCATCGTTGGGACCCGAAAAATCAACGCCCAGAACTTTGGCATAATTACAATGGCCAAATCAATAAAGGCGAAAGTATCCGCGTTTTCCCACTGTCTAACTGGACAGAGCTGGATATTTGGCAATATATTTATCTCGAAAACATCGAAATTGTGCCGCTTTATTTGGCTGCCCCCCGCCCTGTCGTCGAGCGTGACGGTATGCTTATGATGGTAGATGATGATCGGATTGATCTTAAACCCGATGAAAAAATTGAAGAACGGATGGTGCGTTTTCGGACGCTCGGCTGTTGGCCATTAACGGGGGCTGTTGAATCACAGGCTCAGACTTTGCCGCAAATCATTGAAGAAATGCTGGTTTCGACCACCAGTGAACGACAAGGACGCGTCATTGACCGTGATCAGTCGGGATCAATGGAACTGAAAAAACGTCAAGGCTATTTCTAGGAGCCGAGCCATGTCAAATAATAGTATTGCCCAACAAATTGCAGACAAAGGCGGCGTCGAGGCCTATCTTAAAGCGCAACAATATAAAGGCCTGTTACGTTTTCTGACCTGTGGCAGTGTCGATGATGGAAAAAGCACCCTGATTGGTCGATTGCTCCATGATACGCGCCAGATTTATGAAGATCAGCTTTCTTCCTTGCATAATGATAGTAAACGTCATGGCACACAGGGCGAAAAACTGGATCTCGCCTTATTAGTCGATGGCTTACAGGCAGAACGCGAACAAGGCATCACTATTGATGTTGCCTATCGGTATTTTTCCACTGAAAAACGAAAATTCATCATCGCCGACACCCCCGGGCATGAACAATATACCCGCAATATGGCTACCGGTGCATCGACCTGTGATTTAGCCGTATTGTTGATCGACGCCCGTAAAGGGGTTCTAGCGCAAACCCGTCGTCATAGCTTTATTGCGACTTTGCTGGGTATCAAACATCTTGTCGTTGCGATCAACAAAATGGATCTGGTAGAATATA encodes:
- the cysD gene encoding sulfate adenylyltransferase subunit CysD, with protein sequence MNEERLTHLRQLEAESIYIIREVAAEFGNPVMLYSIGKDSSVMLHLARKAFYPGTLPFPLLHVDTGWKFREMYEFRDHTAQEYGFNLLIHRNPEGEAMGINPFIHGSAKHTDIMKTEGLKQALNKYGFDAAFGGARRDEEKSRAKERIYSFRDKFHRWDPKNQRPELWHNYNGQINKGESIRVFPLSNWTELDIWQYIYLENIEIVPLYLAAPRPVVERDGMLMMVDDDRIDLKPDEKIEERMVRFRTLGCWPLTGAVESQAQTLPQIIEEMLVSTTSERQGRVIDRDQSGSMELKKRQGYF
- the cysG gene encoding siroheme synthase CysG is translated as MDYLPLFADLKQRPVLVVGGGEVAARKIRLLRQAGARVKIVSKTLTAELKDLQDEGKIQWIAQDFQAEQLDDIFLVIAATNNHALNTEIFEAAEQRQRLINVVDDQSKCSFIFPSIVDRSPVTIAISSAGHAPVLIRLLREKLEALLPQSLGEMAKIAGRWRPRIKKYFPKIKDRRRFWEKAFTGLFAHQVAKGQITEAEATLENQLENIENTKGEIILVGAGPGDADLLTLRGLQAIQEADVVLYDYLVSQSVLDMIRRDASRFCVGKRAGHHSVAQAETNQMLVSLALEGKRVVRLKGGDPFIFGRGGEELQAAKAAGIPFQVVPGITAASGAAAYAGIPLTHRDYSQSVVFITGHCRKDSDGLDWATLARSHQTLAIYMGTVKAAQISEQLIRYGRATDTPVAVIARAATPDQQVFIGRLDQLENLVQQALTPALLIIGEVAALHSHLAWFRHQSNREDQHSSVMNLA